One genomic segment of Mycolicibacterium gilvum includes these proteins:
- a CDS encoding IS256 family transposase, with product MTTAHNIDLPTVLAERLTTAHPDVLRELLATFIHTLMGAEADALCGAGYGERSTERTNSRNGYRHRQFDTRAGSLDLAIPKLRHGSYFPDWLLERRKRAERALTTVVATCYLLGVSTRRMDKLVETLGITSLSKSQVSVMAKELDAAVEAFRTRPLDAGPYTFVAADALVLKVREGGRVVNVHALIAVGVNAEGHREILGIDVSTAEDGAGWLTFWRSLTARGLSGVKLVTSDAHAGLVAAIGATLPGAAWQRCRTHYTTNLMAVTPKSSWPWVRTLLHSVFDQPDAESVAAQYDRIIEALADKLPKVADHLEEARADLLAFTAFPKQIWRQIWSNNPQERLNKEIRRRTDVVGIFPDRNALIRLVGAVLAEQHDEWAESRRYLGLDVLSKSRTVNDTPTEQEATPAALTA from the coding sequence ATGACCACTGCCCACAATATCGACCTGCCCACCGTGCTGGCCGAACGACTCACCACCGCCCATCCCGACGTGCTGCGCGAGCTGCTCGCCACATTCATCCACACCCTGATGGGCGCTGAGGCCGACGCCCTGTGCGGCGCCGGATACGGCGAACGCAGCACCGAGCGCACCAACTCCCGCAACGGCTACCGGCACCGCCAATTCGACACCCGCGCAGGCTCATTGGATCTCGCGATCCCGAAGCTGCGCCACGGCTCCTACTTCCCGGACTGGCTGCTGGAACGCCGCAAACGCGCCGAACGGGCTCTGACCACGGTAGTCGCGACCTGCTACCTGCTGGGGGTCTCGACGCGGCGGATGGACAAGCTGGTGGAGACCCTGGGGATCACGTCGCTGTCGAAGTCCCAGGTCAGCGTGATGGCTAAGGAACTCGACGCCGCCGTCGAAGCCTTCCGCACCCGGCCCTTGGACGCCGGCCCGTACACGTTCGTGGCCGCCGACGCCCTGGTGCTCAAGGTCCGCGAGGGCGGGCGGGTGGTCAACGTGCACGCCCTGATCGCGGTCGGGGTCAACGCCGAGGGCCATCGCGAAATCCTGGGTATTGACGTCAGTACCGCCGAGGACGGAGCGGGCTGGTTGACGTTCTGGCGGTCGCTGACCGCCCGCGGCCTGTCCGGGGTCAAATTGGTCACCAGCGACGCCCATGCCGGGCTGGTAGCGGCCATTGGGGCGACGCTGCCCGGGGCGGCCTGGCAGCGGTGCAGAACGCATTACACGACCAACCTGATGGCCGTCACTCCCAAGTCGTCGTGGCCGTGGGTCCGGACATTGTTGCATTCGGTGTTCGATCAACCAGACGCTGAATCGGTTGCTGCGCAATATGATCGGATCATCGAGGCCCTCGCGGACAAGCTCCCCAAGGTCGCCGACCACCTGGAAGAAGCCCGGGCGGACCTGCTGGCGTTCACTGCGTTTCCCAAGCAGATCTGGCGCCAGATCTGGAGCAACAACCCCCAGGAACGCCTCAACAAGGAGATCCGCCGACGCACCGACGTCGTCGGCATCTTCCCCGACCGAAACGCTCTGATCCGCCTCGTCGGCGCCGTCCTGGCCGAACAACACGACGAATGGGCAGAATCGCGGCGCTACCTCGGCCTCGACGTCCTCAGCAAATCACGCACCGTCAACGACACACCGACAGAACAGGAGGCCACCCCAGCGGCACTGACCGCCTGA
- a CDS encoding RipA family octameric membrane protein yields MSEPAEALPDPRVLDIYKLAVEMADRVSARRALANAFFLTVNTTLVAVVGLSTTQPDSTLRFIAVCVAGVAVSVCWWLLLRVYRRLNAAKFAVINRIEDEHLPVRPYTDEWTELMPDDDGISRRARLGKALRELGGVERIVPVVFGLLYIALLVGRLVT; encoded by the coding sequence ATGAGTGAACCAGCTGAAGCACTGCCCGACCCGCGGGTCCTGGACATCTACAAGCTGGCCGTGGAGATGGCGGACCGTGTCTCGGCCCGGCGGGCGTTGGCCAATGCCTTCTTTCTCACCGTGAACACCACCCTGGTCGCGGTGGTCGGGTTGTCTACCACGCAGCCGGATTCCACCCTGCGGTTCATCGCGGTGTGCGTGGCTGGTGTCGCGGTGTCCGTGTGCTGGTGGCTCCTTCTCCGCGTCTACCGCAGGCTCAACGCGGCCAAGTTCGCGGTGATCAACAGGATCGAGGACGAGCACCTGCCCGTCAGGCCATACACGGACGAGTGGACGGAGCTGATGCCTGATGATGACGGCATCAGCCGCCGTGCAAGGCTCGGCAAGGCCTTGCGCGAACTGGGCGGTGTCGAGCGCATTGTGCCGGTCGTCTTCGGTTTGCTGTATATCGCGCTCTTGGTTGGCAGACTGGTGACATGA
- a CDS encoding chorismate mutase, which translates to MMYPMTRLLASAAALSALALLVAPAASAQPDATLVDLVDAAARRLQVADPIAANKFHTGGLIQDPAREQVVLDAVSAEATELGIDPSYVTTAFRDQIDATVAIEYTRLAQWTFDPAVAPADAPDLASSREIIDALNREMVTLMADEWGKLHSPGCRAELDQAKATVAQERGLDPLYRQGIDLATRNYCR; encoded by the coding sequence ATGATGTACCCGATGACACGCCTTCTCGCCTCCGCAGCCGCGCTCTCCGCGCTGGCGCTTCTGGTCGCGCCCGCGGCCTCTGCCCAACCCGACGCCACCCTGGTCGACCTCGTGGACGCCGCGGCGCGGCGCCTGCAGGTGGCCGACCCGATCGCGGCGAACAAGTTCCACACCGGCGGCCTGATCCAGGACCCGGCGCGCGAACAGGTGGTGCTCGACGCGGTCTCGGCCGAAGCGACGGAGCTGGGTATCGACCCGTCCTACGTCACCACCGCGTTCCGCGACCAGATCGACGCGACCGTCGCGATCGAGTACACGCGGCTGGCGCAGTGGACGTTCGATCCTGCCGTCGCGCCCGCGGACGCCCCCGACCTCGCATCGTCCCGCGAGATCATCGACGCGCTGAACCGCGAGATGGTCACGCTGATGGCCGACGAGTGGGGCAAGCTGCACTCTCCCGGGTGCCGGGCCGAACTCGATCAGGCCAAGGCCACCGTTGCGCAGGAGCGCGGCCTCGATCCGCTGTACCGGCAGGGCATCGACCTCGCCACGCGCAACTACTGCCGCTGA
- a CDS encoding uracil-DNA glycosylase family protein — protein MNLIAEQISRCRECPGMNAPGVTASAPGYGSAHAPVAIVGQSLCRKCMESGVPFTGGSGTYIDRALEIAGREKRELFITNVVHCHPIDDRRSHPHEIDNCLPFLHEELDVVSPRLIIGLGADAEKVLAARYRAARRLAWPFVKPSAVKPGTTYLLFPEHPGSLRFKKTADRAYYSSSLARAITWGFEAG, from the coding sequence TTGAACCTCATCGCCGAGCAGATCAGCAGGTGCCGGGAGTGCCCGGGGATGAACGCGCCCGGCGTGACTGCTTCGGCACCGGGATACGGATCGGCGCACGCTCCCGTCGCCATCGTCGGGCAGAGCCTCTGCCGCAAGTGCATGGAATCCGGGGTCCCCTTCACCGGCGGCAGCGGAACCTACATCGACCGGGCGCTGGAGATCGCCGGCCGGGAGAAGCGCGAACTGTTTATTACGAACGTGGTGCACTGCCACCCTATCGACGACCGGCGATCGCATCCCCACGAGATCGACAACTGTCTGCCCTTCCTCCACGAGGAGCTGGACGTCGTGTCGCCGCGGCTGATCATCGGGTTGGGCGCGGATGCGGAGAAAGTGCTCGCGGCTCGGTACCGTGCCGCGCGCCGGCTGGCGTGGCCGTTCGTGAAGCCGTCGGCCGTCAAACCGGGCACGACCTACTTACTGTTCCCGGAGCACCCCGGCTCGCTGCGGTTTAAGAAGACAGCCGACCGCGCGTACTACTCGTCGAGTCTCGCCCGCGCGATCACCTGGGGGTTCGAGGCGGGCTAG
- a CDS encoding MBL fold metallo-hydrolase has translation MKVRHLNCGTIRPVKVPVPMVCHVLLVESDAGLVLVDSGFGTRDCAHPEEFGRIRRRIIRPDFERTETAAEQLTHLGYRLSDVRHIIVTHFDADHIGGLADFPDAQVHVTAQEVLSAMKSPSVQNRIRFQPSQWAHGPRIVEHTAEGEPWRGFAAAKELSEIGPGFALVPLPGHTEGHACVAVDAGHRWLLHAGDAFYHHSEIDGGGPPPMPASLRAFEMAVAADRKMVLDNHSRLTELYRRQDPDLLIVCSHDRKLYEHAKATAGD, from the coding sequence GTGAAAGTCCGTCATCTCAACTGCGGGACGATACGGCCGGTGAAGGTGCCGGTGCCGATGGTCTGCCATGTGCTGCTCGTCGAGTCCGACGCCGGCCTGGTGCTCGTCGACAGCGGGTTCGGCACCCGTGACTGCGCGCACCCCGAGGAGTTCGGGCGTATCCGGCGCCGGATCATCCGGCCGGATTTCGAGCGCACCGAAACCGCCGCCGAGCAACTGACGCACCTGGGCTACCGACTCTCCGACGTCCGGCACATCATCGTCACGCACTTCGACGCCGACCACATCGGCGGTCTGGCCGACTTTCCCGACGCACAGGTCCACGTGACGGCGCAGGAAGTCCTCAGCGCGATGAAATCTCCGTCCGTGCAGAACAGGATCCGGTTCCAGCCGTCGCAGTGGGCGCACGGACCGCGGATCGTCGAGCACACCGCCGAGGGCGAGCCGTGGCGTGGATTCGCCGCGGCGAAGGAACTTTCCGAGATCGGTCCCGGGTTCGCTCTGGTGCCGTTGCCCGGTCATACCGAAGGACATGCGTGCGTCGCCGTCGACGCCGGTCATCGCTGGCTGCTGCACGCCGGAGATGCGTTCTATCACCACAGTGAGATCGACGGCGGCGGTCCGCCACCGATGCCGGCGTCGCTACGGGCGTTCGAGATGGCCGTCGCCGCGGACCGGAAGATGGTGCTGGACAACCACTCCCGACTCACGGAGCTGTACCGGCGCCAGGACCCGGACCTGTTGATCGTGTGCAGCCACGATCGGAAGCTCTACGAGCACGCGAAGGCCACCGCTGGGGACTGA
- a CDS encoding AAA family ATPase — protein MTVDGAGLGGSVEAEVWELLADNEAVADDTVYLVAASMRGDDEFGDQLGGDAPPPEQPKIETTSAPPPLRAFLRSITVSGFRGIGPRATLEVNPYRGITVISGRNGSGKSSFAEALEYALTGTSYRWEAKKGQHWQASWRNLHAGEPASIKVDFAMEPDDDRTGAVATVGVEWSPGCNLNAAERWSQIKGQRRETVAALGWDQALKTHRPLMSYDELGGVFEEGQAALYDALDTLLGLDDVAAAEGRLKDAEKRLGGARKTANDARTRLRNSLSEVTDPRAEQVKKLTARVPYDLDAIKATTLGTATEQAATIAKLRKVAALEVPPTARATEVANELRAAIEAHVAGADSALKALASRAALLRDALHLHADTGDGACPVCETGTLDADWRAAAEERLRAAEASTTKHQALALRLKQARSAADDFFGEVADVAAVEGVDLAALAPFAEALKDARTAPGTLTDQPGHVELATTELDQAAAALRKEAAERADSLEDAWAPSAGAIVAWAELETAARKDDASLDQVRRALKCLREAADTLRERRLAPMVEQTGEFWERMRHESNVDIGSISLEGVANRRHVVVDGAVDGVSTGALTVMSQGELHALALAMFIPRATTPASPFRFLVLDDPIQAMDPAKIAGFLDVLVELGKTRQVIVFSHDDRLPAAIRARSVPAQLLDVTREQGSLVVVKTNDLPADRYVADAEALILDDDIDDLIKRKAAPGLFRMAIEAAAHQRYFGERAKAGTAYHETDTAWEEAKTTQRRVALAITGAADGDVSAWKSYRRHRFPTVAISASGTHRGAELDRGTIRDLRATVRDIVEGR, from the coding sequence ATGACAGTGGACGGTGCGGGGCTCGGCGGTTCGGTTGAGGCGGAGGTCTGGGAGCTACTGGCCGACAACGAGGCGGTTGCCGACGACACCGTCTACCTCGTCGCAGCGTCGATGCGGGGAGACGACGAGTTCGGCGATCAACTCGGTGGGGACGCACCGCCACCAGAGCAGCCGAAGATCGAGACGACCAGCGCTCCGCCGCCGCTACGCGCCTTCCTCCGTTCCATCACGGTGTCGGGGTTCCGCGGCATAGGCCCGCGCGCCACCTTAGAAGTGAATCCCTACCGCGGGATCACAGTGATCAGTGGTCGCAACGGCTCCGGCAAGTCGAGCTTCGCCGAGGCCCTGGAGTACGCGCTCACCGGCACCAGCTACCGGTGGGAGGCCAAGAAGGGTCAGCACTGGCAGGCATCGTGGCGGAACCTGCACGCCGGCGAACCGGCATCCATCAAGGTCGACTTCGCGATGGAACCCGACGACGACCGCACCGGGGCCGTAGCCACCGTCGGTGTGGAGTGGTCGCCGGGCTGCAACCTGAACGCGGCCGAACGCTGGTCGCAGATTAAGGGACAGAGGCGTGAGACGGTTGCCGCACTGGGATGGGATCAGGCGCTCAAGACTCACCGGCCGCTCATGTCGTACGACGAGCTCGGCGGAGTCTTCGAGGAGGGGCAGGCCGCGTTGTACGACGCGCTTGACACGCTGCTCGGGCTCGACGACGTCGCCGCGGCCGAGGGCAGGCTCAAGGACGCCGAGAAGCGGCTCGGTGGGGCGCGCAAGACGGCGAACGACGCCCGTACCCGTCTGCGCAACTCCCTGAGCGAGGTCACCGACCCGCGGGCTGAACAGGTGAAGAAGCTCACCGCGCGCGTGCCCTACGACCTCGACGCGATCAAAGCGACGACGTTGGGGACAGCGACCGAGCAGGCCGCCACCATCGCGAAGCTGCGGAAGGTCGCTGCGCTCGAAGTCCCGCCGACCGCCAGAGCCACCGAGGTCGCCAACGAGTTGCGCGCGGCCATCGAGGCGCACGTGGCCGGCGCCGACTCCGCATTGAAGGCGCTGGCCTCAAGGGCGGCGCTTCTACGCGATGCTCTGCATCTGCACGCCGACACCGGCGATGGAGCCTGCCCGGTGTGCGAGACGGGAACCCTCGACGCTGACTGGCGCGCCGCGGCCGAGGAACGCCTGAGGGCGGCTGAAGCGAGCACTACGAAGCATCAGGCCCTGGCGTTGCGACTGAAGCAGGCGAGGTCTGCGGCCGACGACTTCTTCGGAGAGGTCGCCGACGTGGCCGCAGTTGAGGGAGTCGACCTGGCCGCGCTGGCACCGTTCGCCGAGGCGCTGAAGGACGCGCGCACTGCGCCGGGCACCCTTACCGACCAGCCTGGCCATGTCGAGCTGGCCACCACGGAACTCGACCAGGCCGCCGCCGCGCTGCGCAAGGAAGCCGCAGAGCGGGCGGACAGTCTGGAGGACGCGTGGGCACCCTCCGCCGGTGCGATAGTCGCCTGGGCCGAGCTGGAGACCGCGGCGCGCAAGGACGACGCCAGCCTCGACCAGGTCAGGCGGGCGTTGAAATGCCTCCGTGAGGCAGCCGACACGCTGCGAGAGCGGCGCCTGGCACCGATGGTGGAACAGACCGGTGAGTTCTGGGAGCGGATGCGGCACGAGAGCAACGTCGATATCGGCAGTATCAGCCTCGAAGGAGTGGCCAACCGCCGTCACGTCGTCGTCGACGGTGCTGTGGACGGGGTATCGACCGGCGCGCTAACGGTGATGAGCCAAGGCGAGCTGCACGCGTTGGCGCTCGCCATGTTCATTCCGCGTGCCACCACGCCTGCGAGCCCATTCCGCTTTCTCGTGCTCGACGACCCGATCCAGGCCATGGACCCCGCCAAGATCGCGGGGTTCCTCGACGTTCTCGTGGAGCTCGGCAAGACGCGGCAGGTGATCGTGTTCTCGCATGACGACCGGTTGCCGGCTGCGATCCGCGCACGATCGGTGCCCGCCCAGCTGCTCGACGTCACTCGGGAGCAGGGGTCGTTGGTAGTGGTGAAGACGAACGACCTACCCGCGGACCGGTATGTCGCCGACGCCGAGGCACTCATCCTCGACGACGACATCGACGACCTGATCAAGCGGAAGGCGGCACCAGGCCTGTTCCGGATGGCGATCGAAGCCGCCGCCCACCAGCGGTACTTCGGCGAACGCGCGAAGGCTGGCACCGCTTACCACGAGACCGACACCGCGTGGGAGGAGGCGAAGACCACCCAGCGGAGGGTGGCGCTCGCCATTACCGGAGCCGCCGACGGGGACGTGTCCGCCTGGAAGTCGTATCGGAGGCACAGGTTCCCGACAGTGGCGATTTCCGCGTCGGGTACCCATCGCGGGGCCGAGCTGGACCGCGGCACCATCCGCGATCTCCGCGCTACCGTCCGCGACATCGTGGAGGGCCGGTGA
- a CDS encoding rolling circle replication-associated protein: MCRIFAELDYGPLVESGRVPAMVTLTYPGNWEVVAPDGASVKRHMVLWRKRFQREYGEPALYIWKLEFQRRGAPHIHLWTAPPISPGRSGRGFAQWLSETWAQIVDHPDPEQKARHRLAGTAIDVRNGLKACDPKRLAIYFTKHSSPNLHGDKEYQHIVPELWRRPGRGPGRFWGVYGLKKAIAVAEVEQNAYLAARRIVRRWSRSQAVYSDSGRRFPTAVVPRTSTRLVTRIDRDTGIVAHRRVRRRRTLCDQGGLAGGYALVNDGPAFAVQLARAIT; this comes from the coding sequence ATGTGCCGCATCTTCGCCGAACTCGACTACGGCCCGCTGGTTGAATCCGGACGCGTTCCCGCCATGGTTACTCTCACGTACCCCGGCAACTGGGAAGTCGTCGCACCTGATGGCGCGAGCGTGAAGCGACACATGGTGTTGTGGCGCAAGCGCTTCCAACGTGAGTACGGAGAACCGGCGCTCTATATCTGGAAGCTTGAGTTCCAGCGTCGCGGTGCACCGCACATTCACCTTTGGACGGCGCCGCCGATCTCACCAGGACGGTCAGGACGCGGCTTCGCGCAATGGCTGTCCGAGACGTGGGCGCAGATCGTCGACCATCCCGACCCAGAACAGAAGGCGAGGCATCGGCTCGCCGGGACTGCCATCGATGTGCGGAACGGGCTGAAGGCTTGCGACCCCAAGCGGTTGGCCATTTACTTCACCAAACACTCATCGCCGAACCTGCACGGCGACAAGGAGTATCAGCACATCGTTCCCGAACTGTGGCGGCGTCCCGGACGCGGACCTGGCCGGTTCTGGGGTGTGTATGGACTCAAGAAGGCCATTGCCGTCGCCGAGGTCGAGCAGAACGCATACCTGGCTGCTCGGCGGATCGTCAGGCGGTGGTCGCGAAGTCAAGCCGTGTATAGCGATTCTGGTCGCCGCTTCCCCACTGCCGTGGTGCCGCGCACATCTACGCGCCTCGTTACTCGCATCGACCGCGATACCGGCATCGTGGCGCATCGGCGGGTCCGTCGACGTCGAACGCTCTGTGATCAGGGTGGCTTGGCCGGTGGCTACGCGTTGGTGAACGACGGTCCAGCGTTCGCCGTCCAACTTGCGCGCGCGATCACTTAG
- a CDS encoding TetR/AcrR family transcriptional regulator, translated as MTRAVNDFRQRLLDALESSIAEDGYAKTTVADIVRRARTSRRTFYEHFDSREACFVALLSDANADQIRQISDAVDPSAPWQKQVRQAIEAWISSGEARPALMLSWIRDVPSLGAVARGLQRDSLESFIDMVGALGATDEFRAAGVGPVSRPRIIMLLGGLRELTAITVEEGGRMSDVAEEAVDASIALLNPH; from the coding sequence ATGACCCGTGCCGTGAACGACTTCCGCCAGCGCCTGCTCGACGCCCTGGAATCGTCGATCGCCGAGGACGGCTACGCCAAGACCACCGTCGCCGACATCGTGCGGAGGGCGCGGACGTCGCGGCGCACCTTCTACGAACACTTCGACAGCAGGGAGGCCTGTTTCGTCGCGCTGCTGTCGGACGCCAACGCCGATCAAATCCGGCAGATCTCCGACGCCGTGGACCCCAGCGCGCCGTGGCAGAAGCAGGTGCGCCAGGCCATCGAGGCATGGATCTCGTCGGGGGAGGCGCGGCCGGCGCTGATGCTGAGCTGGATTCGCGACGTGCCGTCGCTGGGCGCGGTGGCCCGCGGGCTGCAGCGTGATTCGCTGGAGAGCTTCATCGACATGGTCGGCGCCCTCGGCGCCACCGACGAATTCCGCGCCGCAGGCGTCGGGCCCGTCTCGCGGCCACGCATCATCATGCTGCTGGGTGGTCTGCGGGAACTGACCGCGATCACCGTCGAGGAGGGCGGCAGGATGAGCGACGTCGCCGAAGAGGCCGTCGACGCCTCCATCGCGCTGCTGAACCCGCACTGA
- a CDS encoding TetR/AcrR family transcriptional regulator, giving the protein MVRPAQTVRSERTREALRQAAVVRFLAQGVEETTAEQIAADAGVSLRTFYRHFASKHDLLFADYDAGLHWFRAALATRSPEDPILDTVQAAIMAAPYDDWAVTKIAAMRSQELDAGRIVRHIRQVEADFADAIDEHLARADGASPGTDERMRTTVTARCIAAAVFGAMEVWMLGGDSSLPELDRLCRHALDLLRTGIADPA; this is encoded by the coding sequence ATGGTCCGGCCTGCCCAGACGGTGCGCAGCGAGCGTACGCGGGAAGCGCTGCGGCAGGCCGCGGTGGTGCGGTTCCTCGCGCAGGGCGTGGAGGAGACCACGGCCGAACAGATCGCCGCCGATGCCGGGGTGTCCCTGCGGACGTTCTACCGGCACTTCGCCTCCAAGCACGATCTGCTGTTCGCCGATTACGACGCCGGACTGCACTGGTTCCGGGCCGCGTTGGCGACGCGGTCACCCGAGGATCCGATCCTCGACACGGTGCAGGCCGCGATCATGGCTGCGCCCTACGACGATTGGGCTGTCACCAAGATCGCCGCGATGCGGTCACAGGAACTCGACGCCGGCCGGATCGTGCGCCACATCCGCCAGGTGGAAGCTGATTTCGCCGACGCGATCGACGAGCACCTGGCCAGGGCCGACGGTGCGTCGCCGGGCACCGACGAACGGATGCGCACCACTGTCACCGCCCGCTGCATCGCCGCGGCGGTGTTCGGGGCGATGGAGGTGTGGATGCTCGGCGGGGACAGTTCCCTGCCGGAGCTCGACCGGTTGTGCCGGCATGCGCTCGATTTGTTGCGCACCGGGATCGCAGACCCGGCCTGA
- a CDS encoding DUF7701 domain-containing protein codes for MSYLDADAQLIRSCLPACTGLPEDSDDLFVLYAVLMRAKGESTQAADVHDAWSAWMSRSEPDHESIRPYDQLAPSVQEEDAPFLTAIHSAARARAERI; via the coding sequence ATGAGTTACCTCGATGCCGACGCTCAGCTGATCCGGAGCTGCTTACCCGCGTGCACCGGTTTACCGGAGGACTCTGACGACCTGTTCGTCCTCTACGCCGTCCTTATGCGCGCCAAGGGCGAGAGCACGCAGGCTGCCGACGTGCACGACGCCTGGTCGGCGTGGATGTCCCGCAGCGAACCAGACCACGAGTCGATCCGCCCCTACGACCAGCTGGCGCCGTCGGTGCAAGAAGAAGATGCACCATTCCTCACCGCAATACACAGTGCCGCCAGAGCTCGCGCCGAGCGCATCTGA
- a CDS encoding TIR domain-containing protein, with protein MVQRAFISFDYDNDARLKDLLIGQSKNPDSPFEVHDWSIKTASPTWREEARRRIRASGLVIVLCGKYTHLATGVGVELGIAHAEGVDYFLLAGYQQGSTRPTTARATDKMYDWTWENLKRLVNGAR; from the coding sequence GTGGTGCAACGAGCCTTCATCAGCTTCGACTACGACAACGACGCACGGTTGAAAGACCTGCTGATCGGCCAATCGAAGAATCCCGACTCGCCGTTCGAGGTGCACGACTGGTCCATCAAGACGGCCTCTCCGACGTGGCGCGAAGAGGCGCGGCGCCGCATCCGTGCGAGCGGGTTGGTGATCGTCCTGTGCGGCAAATACACCCACCTCGCGACTGGTGTTGGCGTTGAGCTCGGCATCGCCCACGCGGAGGGCGTGGACTACTTCCTCCTCGCCGGATATCAGCAAGGCTCGACCCGCCCGACGACGGCGAGGGCGACCGACAAGATGTACGACTGGACCTGGGAGAACCTCAAGAGGCTTGTGAACGGTGCGCGATGA
- a CDS encoding GSU2403 family nucleotidyltransferase fold protein, with product MDDLLVKARSALLDALEALNEQRDSIVVVGAQAIYLHSGHADVAIAEATKDSDLAVDPRALPEEPLLEEAMKRAGFYPNAIKQPGAWLNPAGIPVDLMVPDALSQGGRSHRGARIPPHSNQATRRTVGLEAAVVDNELRTISALDPDDTRTFEARVAGPAALVIAKVHKIHERRDQPDRLNDKDAHDIYRLLVATTDTAALGSSFQLLLTDPISKTVTEQALEWLPALFAEGPDALGSVMAGRAEEGIGDPDLVAASVAALAADVLAAVTDAST from the coding sequence GTGGATGACCTTCTCGTCAAAGCCCGTTCAGCCCTACTGGACGCACTTGAAGCTCTGAATGAACAACGCGATTCGATCGTCGTGGTCGGCGCGCAGGCCATCTATCTGCACAGTGGCCACGCTGACGTTGCGATCGCCGAGGCAACTAAGGACAGCGACCTGGCGGTCGACCCGCGGGCACTCCCCGAAGAGCCACTGCTTGAAGAAGCGATGAAACGAGCTGGCTTCTACCCGAACGCAATCAAGCAGCCCGGAGCATGGCTAAACCCGGCAGGCATCCCAGTCGATCTGATGGTTCCGGATGCGTTGTCGCAAGGCGGTAGGTCTCATCGCGGCGCCCGAATCCCACCCCACTCCAACCAAGCGACAAGGCGAACCGTCGGGTTGGAAGCCGCCGTGGTGGACAATGAGCTCCGTACGATATCCGCGCTCGACCCTGACGACACAAGGACTTTCGAAGCCCGAGTCGCCGGGCCAGCGGCACTTGTGATTGCGAAAGTCCACAAGATCCATGAACGACGCGACCAACCTGACCGCCTCAACGATAAGGACGCTCACGATATCTACCGCCTGCTTGTGGCAACGACCGACACGGCGGCACTCGGATCGAGCTTTCAGCTACTACTGACCGATCCGATATCAAAGACGGTGACGGAGCAGGCTCTCGAATGGCTGCCCGCTCTGTTTGCGGAAGGACCCGATGCCCTCGGATCCGTCATGGCAGGCCGCGCAGAGGAAGGAATCGGAGACCCCGACCTGGTGGCCGCCTCCGTTGCCGCGCTTGCAGCTGATGTGCTCGCTGCTGTCACGGATGCGTCCACCTAA